The sequence GTAAATATTGGAAAAGACCATGTCAGTGGCTTGCATACAGCGGCAGCTCTACTTTATAGCCGGGTCTTTTAAGCAGCATTTTAATATCCTTCGTTACTGTGGGCCTATTCCAGCTCAAAACAGCCAAATCCTGCCAGTGTGAAAGCTGCATGCTGACTTCCCAGCCGGCTCACCTGCCCAGGGGAAGGGCTGGATTGGGAAACCAAAAATACTCAGTCTCCATCTAGCTTTGCACCCTGGAGTTCTGGAGTTGCTTGAGGGGGAGAAGGGCTCATGTTGATGAGCTCAGCGCTTCATGTCCTGTGCCCCCAAAAGTACCTATATTAGAGCCTCTCATATGCTCTCTCTTCCCCGTGCCTGTCCAAGGAGCAGTCAGGGACTTCTTGCTCTTTCCATGACCAGGTGTCAAGGACATGAGACTGAGTGACACCATCTGTCCTGACAGTAAGTTTAGTCTCTGTCCTAGTTGATTCACTTacggccagatcctcaaaggtatttaggctgctAATTTTCATTGAAACCGATGTAGGgaaggagcctaaatacctttgaggatctggtccttacgACAAATTCTGCTGCATCCCATGGGCTCAGAGACCATGCAGACTGACCCAGCATTGTTCCACTGACCATTGGAGGGATAAGATTTGGGGAACCCATGCAGCACAGCTCTGTCCTCCCAGCCTTCTGCCAGGCAGAAGGAGTTTGGGGCATGAGTGGGACCAGGCCCAGCAGATCCACCACTACACATGTCCGTGAGTCATTGCCTCAGGGCTGTAGGGAGACTTGGCTGCTGCTCTATAGTGTGGAGAGGAAGATTCCTTCTCCTAACCCCTATGAATCCCTAACTATACTGACCATCCCAGATCATTAGTCTGTGCCTTCCGGGAAGAATTTGCCCTCTGTACTCCACAGGATGCCCAATGACGTGAAAAATGGCCTTTAAAAACATACCGACTGTCTCTCCCTTGGAGTCAGTATGATTTTAAGCTTGTATCTGGTATGTAATTTCTCTAGCAATATAAAGTACCACAGCAATGCTAGCAGTGTATACTAACACATGCATGCTTCCTTGGAGATGCCAACCCCCTTCTAGTTTTTGTTTGACTAGTGAATGAAATCAGCTGTGTTTCTCTTGTCTCTTACCTGCATACAGGTCCCCATGAGTGTCTCTTTTGACATATtcaagagacaagatgggtgaggtaatatgttttattggaccaacttctgttggcaaaagagacaagctttcgagctacacagagctctttgacctgatctgaagaagagccgtgtagagctcaaaagcttgcctagttcaccaacagaagttggtccaataaaagatattacctcagccaccttgtctccctCGCATCCTGGGAATGACATGGCTACATCACTGCAGACATCCTTTGACATATGTCCATCCTGTGGTGAGTTTGCAGCATTGTGTCCTCATTAAGAAGCGCCTCTTTCATCtctaaaatacaatttttttctttaaagaaagaaatCCAGAATGATCCGTTGAGGGAGGAAAAAGCAGTGAGAAAGTGGCTGATCTGTGAGCAGCTTTAATCTGAGCGGCCTGCCGTTGCTGAGGCCAAATACTAGTAACTAATTATTTTATTAGCCAATTCTTTAATATGCCTTAGCAAAAAATCCTGTTGTAAGACAGGTTATGTCAGGATGATGCACACGGAATATATTCTCATTGCGTTCGCCATTCAGCTCCTTTTCTCACTGAAAGGAGTAGCACTCCTGGAAAGCCCTGCGTATCTAGGTGAGAATATAATCCATTTCTAGCCCATGATAGTACTGGGCACATGGCCACAGCTGGAATTTGTGCTAAGTCGAATTGGGCTACTCGTGTGCATAAATGTTTGAAGGATCCAGACTGAATCCATACATTTAGAAATATGAAAGGATTGTCTTATTTATGGTTTGTATATGAAATGGAATAGAACTTGAATGGAATAAAAAGTGAATAGAACTTGATTTTAAATAACTATTTTTGTACTCTAGCCCAATGTACTTTACAATACTAAGTAAGAGTGAGAACAGTAATGGTAATGAGTAATAGCTCCTTCATCAATGACTCATGTCTCTTTGGAGATTAGAATTATTGCTGGGCAAATAATTTgcaatcaatattttattttatgaatttTACCTCTTTTTCTGCTTGTGAATTTTCTTTGAACAGATCATAATTTTCCTGAATTTGTTCTTTATTCAGAATTAGTCCACAGTTAACATGTATAAATAACACTTGATCTGCACCATATTCAATCAGTTCATCATGaatagttaatgtttaaaattagagCTGTTTTTGATTGGACATTATGTCACAGGGCAtggttctgttccctgattggatggagGCCACTGTTAGAAGCagatttcagatgtaaatatttGGGATCATGAATTTTCCATGACTATTCAACAATGTTTGCTTAAATTTTGATTTTATGGTGAATACTCTTGTTGGTAAAATCATTTTGCTACAATGTTCTTGGTACAGGAACACAAAATGGGTACAAGCTGAGCAAAGAGAACTTTAAAAGATGAAGATGTATTTACAGAAAATGTTTTGCAGTGTTTGCCCGGCTCAAATTAAAACCTATAAGTTGTATAGCGAGAGAAGGTTGGCTGAGTTTCTTAAGAAGTCTCATGGGATTTGTAACTTGTAGCTGAACAGTCACCAGACTAAATTggacctttttaaaaatgtcttattGGTTCCCTAACAATGTaacaaatagagctggtcagaaaataagggtttgttttttttctctgctgaaaatgtcaatgaaaatggaaaaaaaaacagttctcaTTAAacttttcaatggaaatttttgattttttgttgatataccaaaaactgaaaaatatttgggatTTCTAATGAAAAATCTAAAATTTTCAAAGAAAGACGACACTTCTTGGACAAATTTTCATTGAGTCGAAAACTCAGTCTTCCTTcgaaaaaagttttgatgggaAATTTTGGACTAGCCCTAGTAATAACCCGTAGCCCTACATGGAAGGGTCATGGTGGAGTAAGTAATGAGGCTGGTATGAGACTCAGACATATGACATTCTGGTTTAAGGGCAAAAATGCTGCCCACTAAACCATACTGACACTGCAATAGAGAGATATTAGGCCTGGTTTTGATCTTATTTGCAATTGTGTatttctggaataactccactggtGTTATTAGAGTTACAGagttactatatatatatagtcgTTTGTCCCTTTGGCTAAGTCTACAGTATGAGGTAAGGGAATGGGTCCTAGCTTGCATACACATACTCGCGTAGCCACGGTAGCAAAAGCAGCAGCCGCATGGCTTAGCAATGCTAAGTATGTACCGAAggggttcaggtgggtttgtcTTTAGCACAGCTAACCCGTGCTGCCACTGCCCATGTTATCACAGCTGCACTATACTCGAGTAGCTTCATCGAGCTAACGTGTATACAAACTGGGCATCACACCCtcgcttgcagtgtagacataacctttgtTTCTCTGCAAAAGTGCTTGGTCACCTGAATCTGCAACAGTAGCTTGCTTTGAAATCATTGCAGTGCTGGAGtttgattgatttattttctcTTCCCAGCTATCGACCTGTTGTACTGGCGTGACATCAAGCAGACAGGGATAGTGTTTGGAAGCATCCTGCTACTGCTCTTCTCTCTCACCCAGTTCAGTGTGGTCAGTGTTATTGCCTACCTGGCACTAGCTGCTCTCTCAGCCACCATTAGCTTCAGAATCTACAAGTCAGTTTTACAGGCTGTGCAGAAGACTGATGAAGGCCATCCATTCAAGTGAGTGCTTTGCAATCATTGCCAAAGGGGGGGTATATCCTGCATTATTCATTGTTAGTGACAGAGTTCTGTATCTGCCATAAACACTTTTAGACCATAGACATGGTGGGTTTCTTTTTCATAATGGGGGGAAATGTTCTTTTCCACTGTTCGGGGTCTTAAAAGTCCATGAACTGTATTTgctcaaatttttttaaaaattcaccccTCAGACCTTGAAAATTTTAGCCTGAAAGCTGAAAGATTTAGAAAGTTAGAAGCAACTAGAAAAAAGGAACAACCATAGTAAAAACTATCGCTGTCCCTGCGGTTCCAGCTATAATATGCTTTCCCCCCCATAGTAGCAAGAATACCATCCTACTCTTGTTTTTACGGAATGCCTAGATTAATGAGCTTTCCGTAAAGCACTTTGGACATGGATAACACAAGATAAGTGTTAAACATTAGTACTGTTGTTTTCAGTTGTAGCTTCACCCCAGCATGGTTAGAGTCTCAAGGGATTGTCAGCTGGAGGAGATGACAGAAGCCTGAGATGGGAACCCCACAGAtagattttctttctctcttgtgGAAAAATGAGGGCAGGGAATCCCCAGTTTCCAAAGGATCCTAAAGAGAGCCTTCCATGGGGCATGGGAAAGGGGTGAGGACTGGGGTGAGAACAGGGCAGCACAGTGTTGGATGGGGTGGGCCAGGGTGGGTTCCAGGGGACACACATCATTCTCCCCTACCTCCCCACTGACCTCACTGAGTTTCAGAGAGAAAGCTAATATGGCCTGGTGTTGTAGTACCTTTTCCACGTGGACCACCGTAATGCTGGCAAGCTGCCCCTGAATTTGGAGCTGTGCTGTCAGGGTGGGGAGTAAGAGGTACTGGTGTTCCAGAACTGAACACCTGCAGAGGCAGGAGACCTGTGAGCAGATGGCTCTGGGCTTCTGCCATTCTCCTGGAATCTACAGTGTCTGAGAGGCTGGCTCCATGGCCCATCCCATGGGGGGAATAACTCATGCGCCCAACGGCAAGATATGGTAGGAAGAGCGACAGGAGGAGCCTTGTCAAGTTTCTTCCCCTTGGCCTCCTCTCCTGGATTTTACTATTGGATGAGGCAATGAGGCCCATAGTTGTCCAAGGGTGAAATAACAGTGCAGGGGGGTAATGGTGGGTATTGATCGTGCTGTGGCTGCCACGGCTGCAGAGAAAATGAGCTTCAGGGTAGTAGGGAACAGCAGGAGGAGAAAAGCACAAGAGTAAATGGACTGCAAGCTTGCCTGTGTTTTGTAATTGGATCTGTGTTTCTGGCAGAGCCTACCTGGAGATGGAAATGTCTCTCTCACAGGACCAGATTCAGAAATACACAGACTGTCTCCAGTTGTACGTGAACAGCACAGTCAGAGAGCTGAGGAGACTCTTCCTTGTCCAGGACCTGGTGGATTCCTTAAAAGTATGATTTGCTCAACCATTTTGAATCCCATTGGAGAGGAGAGATCTTACAGAGCAGAGCACTGCTTGCCTTAGTTTCCATGACGATAATGCCTTGACAAAACCTAGATGTGTGTTACTGTACAGTATAAAGGTTCTGCTCTTGTTCGCTCTCTTTTTTAACTAATTTAATTTTCTATACAGTAGTGATTTAACATTACACATTGGAATTGAGGGATCCATGACATAAGAGTTATTAAAgatgttgggccagatcctcatttgATGTAAAatgacatagctccactgaagtcaatggaacttcttTGAGTTACTCCCTCTAAGGAGCTGGCCCACAGAGCGCTTTGTTTTCCACCATACTACACTCCTCCTGCAAGGTACTCGGGACTCAGCTAGCAGCGCGGTCAACCCTAGGCTCACTGGAACCCTACGTGACACTGGGATATGATTCTCCACCTCTTCCTTGCCCACCAACCCATCCCATCCCTCAACTATGTCATTTCTTGCTGCAGAAGAATGTCCCTGATATTGCTCAGCCATAATGGTTATTTATTATCTGTTGCTTTAGGAGTGTCCAAAAGCATGTTAGGTGCCCTCTCACCGCTCCGCACAAAGAGGAGACTGTCAAGAAGAAGGTCATTTggacttaggctcttttgaaaattttacccacagtTCCTGCCTCAAGAGGTTTACAATCTAAAACGTCAATGGTGCAATGTACCCTGTGCAAGAAGACCCCTCTCCTCAGTAAGGCTCCACACAGGTGGAGGGGTCTGCCTATgctgagctcattgcaggatcaggtcctagacACAGGCAAAAACGCAacgaggaggatgaggaggagaacCGCAGGGGGGATGGTAGTGGAAGGAAGGATGGggttatgaaaaaaaaaagtgggatggTTTACCTTTGCTCTGCACCTTTCCTAAAAATGTGCAGGGGCTTTTTTTTGCATTGGTTTTGAAAGTCTATGAAAAATTAAAGTCACCTACAGCAGATGTCCCTAGTTCCTAAGCATGCTGGTATTCCAGCTAGTTAAGTGAAGGTAATGGAATAATAATATGCCCATATGCTAGCTAGTTAAATGAAGCCATTTATTCTTGTGCTGATAATTTCAATGATTGTCAGGAGATCtaatgatttgtttttaatttagtttgcagTACTAATGTGGCTGCTGACTTACGTTGGAGCTCTCTTCAATGGCCTGACTCTTATGATCATGGGTAAAGATCATCATTTATTTTAAGATCTGTTTTTAAACGTGTATTAACCATGGCAATTTCTTGTTAGAAAAACCAGCCTAGTCCCCCACTTGTCTCACCTTTGAAATGAGCTTTCTCCACAGTTAGACAATTATCTTTGTTCCACTTACTAGTACATATTCGTATTTATTTCTTAATTCTGTTGTCCCCTGATATCTATCAACTACTCGCTGTGCTTAGTGGCTTCTCAGCTGCTGGGTACATAGTGATATACATTTCACATTTGGAAGATTCAGGCAGGGTTCAGTTTTAATACAGCTTCTTGAATCATCTCTTGGGACAAAGTGACATCATGTGCTTTTGCCTTTTTGTTCAAGAGGAAGCTAGATAATGCATCTTGTTTTCTGTGAGTAACAATCTCAACGGCAGAAATTTAACGCTGTTCATTTCCCCCCCAGCTGTGGTCTCCATGTTTACTCTACCTGTTGTATATGACAAGTATCAGGTAAGTCAAAAGACTGTACAATAACTATCATTCAGATTGGATGTGTAAATGGTCCTAGCTTTCCAAGGCCTTGTTGATCTTCAGATGTCTGTTCTTGCTTTTTGTAGGCACAGATTGATCAATACTTGGGACTTGTGAGGACCCACATAAACACTGTCATGGCAAAGTGAGTTGAGCAGCAGATTTTTACAAGAAGCATGCCTTAGGTTCACTTGTGTCCTTAGGGCACATCCATACATTGGGGATGGCATGGAAGGTTATGGCCCCACGGGGAGCAAAAGCAGGAATTCTGCCACTGAGAGAATGCCCACCAGACCTCCTCAGTGCATAGGGGGAGTGTGCCCGAAGCCACACCCTCCTTTATGGAGAGCAGCATGCTGCCACCTGCGGCCTAGTCCCATGCTGCAGACCAGTGGATATCAGGGGCGGAATCATGGCCCTGCATCCTCCTTTCCATTCTCCTTCCCGTTAGGGGAGCTATGAAGGGAGCAACCCTGGCACTCCCCTGAGTTCCTTACACAGGCTGGATGAGGGAGAAAATGCTCTTTGCTCCCTTTCCtcactgcccagccccaaaaGGGCTGGAGGCAACTTGGCCCTTGATACGCTGGGCTTATTTCATCCACTCTTTGTGAATATCACAGCTCATAATGAGCTAACCTGATATTGATGGGGATGGTTGAGATGCTTCTGCAGAATAGCAATGCTGTTGTCATGAGCAATCTTCTTGTTCAAGAAAATGTGCCTTCTGTATGTTCAAGTGTGAAGCCAATATGTGCACTCGCTCTTATGCTTCATGCACTGAAGATTTAAAATTCATCCAAGTGCAGAAAGATGGCCCAAGGGTTTGGCCCCATTTATGTTCTCCAAATGGGGCTTAAGTGGGACTTCATGGTGCATGGACCTggtgctggtcctctgcacagcAGGGGATGTCACCCCAACATTTCATTTGGGCACCGGGTTTAGGACTCACCTCACAGAGAAAAACAAATTGTAGCCCTTTACGTATAGTAATGGTTAGTGTTTGCTGTGACCTAAATAGCTGGAGAGGTCTGGGTTGCAGATCTACCTCTCTCTCCCAGCCTCTGACCACATTTCCTTGGGGTCGCGTAGAGCCGCTCTGATCTACACTCCTGAGCACTCGAGGTCTGCTGTATTATAAAGATTGGCCACACAAACTGAATCCCCGGCTCTCAGCACCACTGGATTCTGGGGATGTtaaaaatctggatccaaattttgtatTTTAACTGTATCTCTAGTTTGTTACAGATGATAACATATGGTGGGAAATCAAAGGAACGGCAAATTCACTGAGCATATTCCGGGTATATATGAACTGTTAGAACCCGACTGCTTATTCCGGTGCTCCTGGATACAAAGTCCAGCTCACCCATGTGGGCAGGCTCTCttaccccctccccatttcttTCCTGTGCAGGTGTGTAGTTTAACCCACAATCTAGCCTTCTTTGTTTATAGTTGTTACACACACATCTTACCAAGGCACTAAGAATGAAGGCTAAAGCAAAGGTCACCTTCTAGCTAAGAAAAGTCATGATGCTATGGAATGATTTTGATTAATTGCTATCTGACTGTGTAATCCCATTTTTTACACCTAGGATCCAGGCGAAAATCCCAGGCGCTAAGAGAAAGGCAGAGTAAAGCAGACATCAAGAATCCATCAACAACAGTAGTGAATAATGGGGGAGTCTGGAGTGCAAACAGCTCTGCTCTTACACTTTATTGCAAATttattgttcctttttttttctcaacACCATGTTCTTAGAACATAAAACACAAAAGCAGCTCTTTTTCCTTGCTGCTTGTGTACTCTTAGAATATTTGCAATCACTTGTGTCAAGCACTAAAGTATAGTAAAGAGAAAAGTGTACTAGATGTGGTTTTTGTGTTGCTTATAAAGTGCATGATGGTGAGAGCCTAaataatactgatttttttaagtgtttttcttCTATTGGCATTGCATCTATAACTTTAATGTTACATGTGGCTAGGGCTTTCCTGTTTAGTGCACTGATGCAATAGTTAAAATTGCTTCTATGTCACTGGGTCGCTGGTTGGGTTCATCTTTATTAACTATATAGAATTGTGGGCTAATGTTTTAGTGTTTTCCAGCACAAATGGAATAAACAGTAATCAGTACTTATAGTAATCAGTTTTGtataactaaaaaacaaaacaaaaacccagtaCTTTTGTTGTAAGGGATTGATGGGCTGATTTACATGTATGGTAACTGGAGAGTTCCAGCTTGTTAAATTTATTACACTTTGTATTACATTCTCTGTAGCTCCTAATGGACTTACTTATGGACTCTGAATATTTGCACTTATGTACTTGATACCGAATGCAGAAATAAATGTTACTAAATGTACAAAGTTCTCCCTCTTGTTGCCATTGGGGTTACATTAGCATTTGTAAAATCAATACTCAATCTGCAAAAAGCATGAAGGGCTTGTTTGTTGGTCTCTGGGAGCTATTTATGCCTATTCCATGCAGTTTTGCCACTACAAAATTGTTCAATCCCAAAAGATTGTCTGTACTTAGTTCATTTAGCAGTTTCACATCCTGATGAGTAAAGAATGGAAATAAAGCAAACTTCCTAGTGCCAAAAGTTGTTTATTTTGTTGGTGTCATTACTACATTTCAGGCACATGTAATGGTCAATGAATTCTCTTGAAAGTTGCCTGATTACCTACTTAAACATGGGTCAAATCAGACACAACACAACTCAGAAAGCAGTCAAAATGACACTGGCCATTGTTCAGTCTCTCCATACCCCGTATTTTGACTGTTTTAGCCTACTTTATCCCTTGAAATCTGTGCTAAGCTGGAGAAGTCCATATTGATCACAGGTGCTGTGAGCCAAAATGAACGCTTGCTTCAGTTCAAAGATGGTTTACAATGCCTTTTATAAATTGAAATTTAGTTTCTGAGAGCCAATAGATTAAAGCAAATCCCTATTGCttggggctggttgaaaattttccatgtcCATTGATTTTTGACAAGAACTTGGAGGtttgacaaaatgaaaatgttcatgagaAGTGTTTGGTATCtgtgaaaaattttcatttttcatttaaacctGAAAACCAGAATCTTTTTGACCAAACATTTATAGGTTTTGGTTTTTAGCCTGCATTTGAAATTTTCTCTAGAAGACTTTTTCTACAGGGAaaatgaggggaaaggaggggaatttctgactagctctaatGTTGATGTCACTGGCGTATATATTTCCTCTCAGAAAATGTAAGCTTCATATCTAACATGAGCTCTTGGAGCATTGAGCATTTGTCTGGTCTTTTGTGAACTGAAATTTTTCCTTAAATTCATCTATTTCCTATCTCTAACTGCCCTGTCACTTTGCCGACACATTCCTCAATCATgggtgctaggccctgtacaagcACACAAAAGAAACAggtggttcctgccccaaagagtttacaaactcCAGCAATTTGAATGGAGTGACTATTGATTTACTGCAGTGTAAATGAGACGAGAATCAAAATCCTAGGGAAAAAAATGATCCAGCAATTGCAGAAATAAACCTGCATTGTTCCAGCTTTGAGTTATTTAATCTTCAAGATGAGTCTCACCCTTttcatttaacatttatatttaaatactCTTTTAAAGCTTATTATAACATTTTGTAAACCTCAGCTGCATATATATTGTAAACATCTTTGCTGATCAAAAGCTGAAAACTCCagattgatatattttgcttttgatCCAATGGAGTAAATTTCTTTTCATTGATGCAGTTATGAGAGAGTTTAATTTGAAGCCAGTAGTTAAAATTGAACAGAACAGCCATCCATACTTtaactgcatttctgacttccaTATTCAAAGACTCCTCGGGGAACAGGTTCTGTGCTGCATTTCCTGAGAAGACCATGTGGGTGTAGCTGAGGGCATAGATTGGTCTTCAGCACTCTTACTACCGGTGATAGAGTGTGAAAAGGACAGATCCCAGGGTAACTTTTGGGATGAGTTCTGGTGCTGGTGGTTAGTTTGACCggaaaaataagaaaatgtgaCATTGTCTCACTGTTCCCATACGTGTGGGACTCCCCAATGCCATTTTTATAGACTCAAGTAGAATCACGTGTTAAAAGTTTTACCTTTAAGAATGAAACCATCATCTCCCTTTTACGTTGTTACCCAGCTGCAGTAACACCAGTTCCTTCCATGCCACCCTGTGATCATGAAAACCAGCTGTATCAAAAGTCCTCCATGTTGTTGGTTTCCATAAGCCATATTCTTTGAAAAATCCTACAAAGCCCAGTCCTTCAATGGGTTCTACTAACACAGAACCCCTGTGTCCCTGGGGAGACCTGTTCTCTATAGGTCTTGTACCTTGagcatcaccatagtatctgactaGTGAGTCCATGAGACTCGGGGCAGGTGTGTCCATGCTAGCAGATCCCATGCATGATCAGGTTCATGGTGCAGTATTTGGGGGATTTTAATATGTTGATTTTGGTTAATGAGTGGGGGGGGAAGCATGCAGTGCAAAAAGCAGTGCTGATTATTCACATGAAAATGTATCTGCCCAAAATAACTGAATGTATGAAACACTTAATGACATGAATTACAGGAATGAGGGGAGATCATAGTACCCCGTCTGCTATCTCCTTTCATTCCTATCCCTCTTTTACATTCAAAGTAAAACAGAACAGCAGACAAGCCTGAATGGTAAGCGAGACAAATTTTGCAGGGTTTCTAGAGCGTAGGAACCTAGGAGTTCACTCAGACAGGGTAATCAGGGGATTCTAGTATTGCTCTCTTGTCTTTTCTACATGTTCCTTATCAGGGGAACTTTAAAGAAATTACACTACCCCTGAACCCCATGAattacactggcttcccattgcttctgggagccattcAAAGTGCTGAGTCTAATCACTAAGGCCTGgattcagcaagatatttaagcatgtgtctaactttaagtcctattgatttcagtggggctactcacatgcttaacattaggcGTGTGtttagaccctgattcagcaagat is a genomic window of Malaclemys terrapin pileata isolate rMalTer1 chromosome 4, rMalTer1.hap1, whole genome shotgun sequence containing:
- the RTN1 gene encoding reticulon-1 isoform X2, with the protein product MSAPPDRQELPLSGSGARWAGAGAEERAAGAQRRDGDGEQQPQLPAGSAREHPAVTMATASTAIDLLYWRDIKQTGIVFGSILLLLFSLTQFSVVSVIAYLALAALSATISFRIYKSVLQAVQKTDEGHPFKAYLEMEMSLSQDQIQKYTDCLQLYVNSTVRELRRLFLVQDLVDSLKFAVLMWLLTYVGALFNGLTLMIMAVVSMFTLPVVYDKYQAQIDQYLGLVRTHINTVMAKIQAKIPGAKRKAE
- the RTN1 gene encoding reticulon-1 isoform X3; protein product: MQASADSTKMECLWSNWKCQAIDLLYWRDIKQTGIVFGSILLLLFSLTQFSVVSVIAYLALAALSATISFRIYKSVLQAVQKTDEGHPFKAYLEMEMSLSQDQIQKYTDCLQLYVNSTVRELRRLFLVQDLVDSLKFAVLMWLLTYVGALFNGLTLMIMAVVSMFTLPVVYDKYQAQIDQYLGLVRTHINTVMAKIQAKIPGAKRKAE
- the RTN1 gene encoding reticulon-1 isoform X4 yields the protein MATSLQTSFDICPSCAIDLLYWRDIKQTGIVFGSILLLLFSLTQFSVVSVIAYLALAALSATISFRIYKSVLQAVQKTDEGHPFKAYLEMEMSLSQDQIQKYTDCLQLYVNSTVRELRRLFLVQDLVDSLKFAVLMWLLTYVGALFNGLTLMIMAVVSMFTLPVVYDKYQAQIDQYLGLVRTHINTVMAKIQAKIPGAKRKAE